In Desulfovibrio sp. JC022, the following proteins share a genomic window:
- a CDS encoding HIT domain-containing protein has product MDVLWAPWRMDYILGPKPDECVFCIPEHTDEDEERLILHRAKHCFVIMNKFPYNNCHLMVTPYRHVSKLTDLEEVEASEIMKYITISCDILEKACNPQGINVGLNIGEAAGAGIAAHLHFQLVPRWNGDASFMAVFGETNVIPDHLSSTYNRLKPLFDSCCR; this is encoded by the coding sequence ATGGACGTATTATGGGCACCGTGGCGAATGGACTATATTCTTGGTCCCAAGCCGGATGAATGTGTTTTCTGTATCCCGGAACACACTGACGAGGATGAGGAAAGATTAATTCTGCACAGGGCAAAGCACTGTTTTGTGATTATGAATAAATTTCCTTACAATAACTGTCATTTGATGGTTACGCCTTACCGTCATGTCAGTAAACTCACTGATCTTGAAGAAGTTGAAGCTTCCGAGATCATGAAATATATAACCATAAGCTGCGATATTCTGGAAAAGGCATGCAACCCGCAAGGGATAAATGTCGGCCTGAATATAGGGGAAGCAGCCGGAGCTGGGATCGCCGCCCATCTCCATTTTCAGTTAGTACCCCGTTGGAACGGGGATGCATCGTTTATGGCGGTGTTCGGAGAAACCAATGTTATCCCCGACCACTTGTCTTCAACTTACAATAGGCTCAAGCCGTTATTTGACAGCTGCTGTCGCTAA